AAAACTATACATCGATGGGCAAAGTCCATCATCCGCATCGGCTCCTAAATCATTTAAACAAGAGTTAatgttttagataatttttatgtatgaaaaatatttttacctgcatttttttcaatgttagCTTTTGCCATCCACCGATCGTCCAAATATCGATAAACTTCACTTAACCCAGTGAGACGTCTATCTGGTTTCGGctctaataattttctaaacattCGTTGACCTTTTGAAGTAActaatttgaatagttttggCTGTTTTCTGATTGGCGATAACGCACTTGAATGCCAAGTTATATAACGCATATATCGCTGATCATCAGATGCTGCTTTTTGCCAAGGTAAACATCCAGTCAAgcatacaaaaataacaataccaAACTGCCACACATCGTGAGAAGTGGTTgctctataaaaaaaagtaaccaCAACGATTAgctcattttatataataataattttcttaagtcATACTTATAGTTATCATCAGTTTCAATTTGTAAAACTTCTGGAGGAGCATATGGTAGCCATTCGTTACGTCGTCGAACCACAGTACCCACACGCCTTGTTTCACCaaaatcacataattttatTCGGGAAAAATccgatttaaatattaaaatattgtctaATTTAACATCACGGTGGACAAGTTCCCGAGCATGCAGATGTTCTAATGCTGATGTGAGTTGTTTAGCTACTCGTTTTGTATGTAACTCTCCAATTCCATTATCGGTAAGATTTGATGTTAAGTCGCCTGTAAAgcgaatatatataaatttattttttaaagtaataattttggaatttcaTGATTGACAAAACTGTAGGTAAAGAGAGATTATGACACAGAATTCTACCTTATTGTCTGTCCATCATTCAGGGTCCACTTAAAAGGACGCTCTGTATATGGTATGAGTGTAAAGAgcggcaaatattatttttgcccggAGTGGCTAAATAGCAAGAATTGCAGTATAAGCATATCCATCTTTTATAGGGTTTTTTATGCGGTAGGATTTTGGGTCATATGGTTCTTTCTTCTATACCTtccaaaaatatcataaaaaccaTGAAATTCCTTCAATTtctaaatagattaaaatataagtttcatgaataaagctttttatttcaaaatacataaagaTACACTACCCACAGACCTAACGGAGCGTACTCTTgtgaaaatacataaaaaccaGCTGTTTCAAATGCAACGTCGTACGTTGTAATAATGTGTTTGTGGGCACCCAGatgtaaattataatgaaattcaCGATAAAAATCTCTTAGAGCGCTGTACGCTTTTGGTAGGGCTTTTAAAACCATTTCGGTATCGGTTGCACGATGCTCGACcagtaaaatttttccaaaccaTCCTTCACCAACAATTTGTAATATATCAAACTCTTCAGCTAAATTTacctacaaaatattaattattaataataattaatatgaatttgggaatttttattgttagacAAAGAAGAATATCGCTTTTCTAAATGTCGCGAGGGAGTCAAAGGCTCGAGGATTTAAAGTTTATATGACTCTATAATGTGCAAAATGTTTTATACAGGAAATCTCTATATTTTGACCTAtagcaccgattttgatgaaaatttgggattaagcttTGTTCACCCTCTAGATCAAGGTGCCTAGTGATGCTTTTGCCCAAGGAGTGGTAGCCTCTGGTCCTCTCCTTCTAGGaggtggaaaaatatatgttcaaAATGGCAAGAAGAATCGATAGAGCGATtaaatttaagcaaaaagtgtcatatAAGTATATTGccaaaagtcaatactttccgagttattgacGATTGATgatcggagtatttaacgttaaataagtgaaaaatttgacgttttttgaaaaaagaatatcatacactttttaaagtaccaTAAAAacccttgaaaatgaaaaaacttttatgtcaTTTGCACGAAAAATAATGTTGTTAATAAAAAGGTAGTATTCGTACCTTTTTTCTATggtttattcagcacaaaaactgatgaatttacaacgggaactaaaattaatgcttgccactttctaatttataattaagACAACATGCTAAAAAAGTTGCAGCAGTTtcggatatattttttttttaaatatgggaatttaaatgcaaataaatttttggacttaaattatttttgcacttaaattttgaaaactatatatatgcGAAACTGTTAGAAttttttgagcatgttgtctgtacctaaataaagtaaattggaaagtagcaagcattaattttagttccctgAATAAAgcataaaaaagtttatgtattttaagatgataaaaaaatgactgTTAAAAAGTTAAGACTTTTGGTTTTACACCGTTTTATGATGCTGCCAATCTTAAAGCCCCTGCTCTTCAACAAAGCAACAATAGATACTTTCAATTGACAACCATTAGAAAATGGAAATGATAATCTATTTAGTAGACTTTTTATAAATGCACAAACTTACTTTTTCTAATTCAAATTCTCGAATACGATGTATACTGCCACTCAAGGATTTTCTGAGGTGATTCGCCATTTTGTATATAtcgatattgttaattaatagcACTTAATAACTGTTATTGTtgagacattttaaaaatttattatactcttccaaattttgcattttcaattaattaaataactgcaataaaaaaatccaataataaaCACTgaacagtttaaaataattttttttttatatcctaaaacattttcatttattaaaagaaaaatttacaattagatTATTCGATGAATTGTTGCCAAATTATTACGctacaaaaaatgttaatactATTTTACTGATCCGTGGTCATGTGCGTATTAcgattaaacaattttgttttttacttttaaaaatgcaGCGATcgattgatataaaaatattctaatctTGATCGTAATCAACCTTTATCATACCATTTATATAAGGATAAATTTTCGTTGACTTCGAATTGAGACATAATAgttgaattgaaataaataccacgatactcgaaataaaattgtaaattaagaaattttatttaaaatattattaaaaaacatacaacagacttataacaaccatcgtcagtagctaaatttattcatataacacattataaacattttttacaaatttaaaagtaaatatgtaaaacattatCAACAAATTACAGTAAcacttataaaaatacaaaaattatcacaaaattgaaataataaatttttcaagatcaccaaactttttgtaacagttcacaacaaattatttagagGGAAACCcacaataaatttaactaatgacgatggttgcgttgcaatcgaaatatcgttctttagcgaaatgtaagtctgttgtatggttttaaataaaattccatttccattttaaaatttctttattttacggCCCTCGGCAATTGGTTAAGAAGTTCCTTTTCGCTTTACTacattccaaataaaaatttgggatTATTTGGTGTTACCTAcggttattaaataaaatatctaaatctGGCATATATGAATTCTTTTTTTCCATCATCGATACTGTCAATGTAAACTAGGCTTTTTGTCAATGAGAAGAAATGCCTCTGGCATTACTCCAATATTGTAGCCTTGAGATAAAAAGTTGGCTATTTGAGATACAGAACAAAGACAAAATATATAAGTAATGagcataataataaacaaaagtgattaattaattaacacaatttttcactttctacaatttttaagtaatttctcaaatttgaaaacaaaatttgtaattttacattATGGCAGGTACTATTTCTGCTCTCCGGTTAATATAAACTTTAATGTAACGAAGATTAtgcttttcttaaaaatgttaccattttcaaatttcattaaacaattttgattggttcgaatttgaatagaaattggaatatataatgctatatattatttttgtacagtaaaaattgttacaaaaatcAGCTAatcaaggaaaatgaaagaaatcgctcccattttgctaaaacctcatggaatgtgtttcttaggtgtcaaatatcattagtaacgcatgagttaggggcgctaatatttctatttgttaataaacaataaattgttaattaaatgaaacggtTGTAGCGGACGCATCTTTCCGTTgactattaattattcaattataattaatagacgAGGAAGGCTGTGACGATGCATTTACCATAACGacataaattgtataaacattcattcgattaataaattcttaactTTGAAGTCAGATTTATTATTTACGCGTCTTTCAGGAGAAGGTTCAAGTGAAGTCTTTATACGGTCAATGCAAAAGTtggattaaaaattaacaaataggcaacttgttttacatatatatatgaatgtttgtcaaactattatacatgtataacttatatgtaatacaagttgcctatttattttttttttttaatcaacttttgcATTGaccatttcattttcattaacagtttattgtttattaacaaatagaaacatttgcgccactaactcatacGTCAccaatgatatttgacacctaagaaacacatttcataaagttttagcaaaatgcaagcggtttctttcattttcctttatttataaattgtaacaTACTTACTTAACTTTATGTATTGCTTTCCTTTATTAATCGGATGTTAACCACCACGATATCATGTCTGTGTGGATGTGTATGAGCTTTTAATAAACCTTATGATGCTACCAATGGTTATATGGAAGACGTCAGACCTCGTTTATTGGGGAAAATAGGGTTTTTCCATATTTAAGTGTAAGAGCAATTTTGATTTCGCGTTTCTTGGCAAAGTTTTTGTTGTTCAATgtcattatataataatatcaagcAACGAACTCGTTGTCGAAAAAGTACACGGTTAAGTTATTTCTTAGACGAGAAGAACTGTTTTACAGTTCCCAAGAGACACTTCCTCGAGGCTTTTAAACTTCCCCCATATACTTCAGCTAAATTTATATGacacttcattttttttatctgtttagaaagatttttttattattgttgacaTTATTAAAATGTGTAGATATttgtaagttaaattttttgattgaatgcCAATATTACGATGAACCCAGtaacatataaaattatctacTGTCTAATGTaagtacataaattaatttattaagagccaaaatttattatgtacaattttattaagtacataatgtaataaaatcaatagacatattttacgatatttatacgatttcaaattcaaaacaataaaatttgtattatagcAGAGTAGACCAAGGTATAATAGCAGGAAATAATGCTAATTTTTCAATACGTTTATAGTCGGAAAAGCTGatcaaggaaaatgaaagaaaccgctcccattttgctaaaacctcatggaatgtgtttcttatgtgtcaaatatcattattaaCGCATGAGTTGGGGgcgcaaatatttctatttgttaataaacaataaattgttaattaaatgaaacggtCAATGCAAAAGTtggcttaaaaattaacaaataggcaacttgttttacatatatatatgaatgtttgtCAAACTATAATACATGTCTAACTTAtatgtaatacaagttgcctatttgtaaaaaaaggggtgtaaaaatttttagaacaaattgacatttttttcaatattgccAAAAAGGCTGTTTAGAAAAATCGGAAAGGACCCCGCACGATcggataggaaaatggctttctggtaaacttttttcaaacGGGCCCCAAAATGTCCCTTAGGTCGTTCTGATCaaaatacacatacacacacacggtagtcatatactataactataatatatgagTAGCTTTGATCGGCTGTAGGTCGAAAACTACTCGGTATAAAATTTTGCGGtcgtgagagtttttgatcagattGATCCAAAGAATTTGTTTAgagctattatttatttttcgaaaatcctgttaattttcccaatttttattgttcacaTTTAGGTACTTTTTCGTTTCCACTATACCTgattcaaatcaaatcaaataatgatttcacgctattaaaaaatgtgtatagaaccgtcttaatagatattattttattttttaataatatgcaaCTTACTGTACTTATAAGCTAGTAATTGCAGCACAAAAGATAATGATCAATGGTATTAATAATCAAGAAAAAATTGAGATCGCTAGCTAATAAACGTGTTTACTTCAAATTGGACATCTTTATTATGAGTACCCATGTGATATGAATTGCTTATCTATAATTAATAACGTAATTTATTAACTTGCCTTGATAATAGTCATGTAAATGAGCTTTACCTGAAGATATTAATTATCACATTATTGATAATTAACCttctactattttattattttttgtacaattggattgttgaataaaaaataagagtaaattatttttatataaaaagttcgTAGCGCAAGAACTGCGTTAACTAAGCGCATTCcctcagaaattgaaaaaaaataacacatttttcttaaaatcgaatattaaattttcaatttttcaagaatttttatttcaaaaactaggcgtctagagaaaaatcacaagagtgcTTTTGTGCTTAAgactgatcaaaaaataataaacaaattttgtactttgcgctcccttgtttatctgttgatttttctcattaacgaacttgacctttcaaataccaaaacctttcttgatataaaattttattcagattTTCAGTTTCTTTTGTATAAGcgtgacaatttttttttctttctaagatacaattttagttttgaatcgctgaataaaaaagaaacgtaaattattcaaatagtaAACATCTAAAGCGATGCCAGGCAATCTAAAAGGGTGtttacattaacaaaaaaattagacaaggtttttttatttcaaaaccttaaaaacaaaaatatttaccattGTACacatgattaattaattattttaaataaaatctatggatcaaattattattaattattaaaaatggaatataCTTCTAAAGTTATCCAAGTTGTACTAATTCCATCAAAGTAAGACAAAGGACTTTGTCCAATTTCTTTTAAACACTCGTTAATTGGCGTGTTTAGACGCAGGGTTTCAAGAGCTGTTTGCCACTCTATacattcacaattttttaaaacttggtcattctttttttactacaatttCACAACCaggaaatgttaaaaaaaacacgtgtttcatttttttgttcctctatattaaattaaaaaattaaaataaactttgatttacctatataattcatttttaattaataataatttaaataaataataaacttatttattaattattatattacaagagataataatatttgtaaacaattataattatatgtatgcaaattattatttatatactgaaCGAACATCTaagtaaagtaataaaatatccttttaattaacttaatttttattacgattacagtttgaataaatattaattaaaactacaTTGTaggtactaaaaataataacttgtaTAATAGATCTAATTAAACATACCTTTCAAGAATAACTTAACGATTTTAAACATTTGCTGTGcttctaaaaatattacttgtaatttgatcacaaaaatttaattcaagaaacaatggaaacaatacaaataattttttttatttaatatatttcacaatattaatattattttttttatttaaaaaaatattttttaagctttaGATTAGtcgataattaatttaactaaaacgGCCGATATACTGGGGACTCTTATTTTGCTATTCGAATCGGCGTCATTAATCTATTTTTGTCGTAGCTACACAGACTTTGGTATAATAGTATTATGAacgaatttaaacaattatacacTAAGAAAACATGAATAACATctgttttaaattctaaaacaatGGAGACAGTCAAATTTTAGATTTCTAAGTGATAGAATTTTCGtagattatttgtatttatgatTCAAATGTTATGCCTTTTATGTATAATCAGAAAATCGGTAATgtgcaattaaattttattttttaacccaaGAGTTTATGACttattttagacaaaaataatttcaaaatatttttttaacttaattatccAGATTCTCCGTCTTCAGaacgtaattttataaatgtaatcaTCGAAGGGGATGTAGCTCAGTGGTAGAGCGTTCGCTTTGCATGTGAAAGGCCCGGGGTTCGATCCCCCGCATCTCcaaactttttattgaaaataggtgagtaaaaggtatttatattacattattggtAAACATAATATGTCAAAGGTGGAGTAGTGGCTAGCCTAGATGCCTCAGGTTATAGGGTACCTTGGTTTGAATCCAGCATTGTCCCGgatattctttaattataataattgtatatataattgttatgagaaccaaaagcgacaaataagtaagagagcgaagtataatttatgttattttatttcccaccccctgacagtagagtgatttatgacatacgtaggaaagtgggactaacatatttaactgttttttgaaataacatgATCTCcttttacaaaatcttataaaattcctttaaataggaataaaatttagcatgtacaacaaaaaaacaaacaaaacaagtatattttaatattttgtaataggcgaacatgttataaaaaagtgggataaaatatataacatgttctcctattcaaaatttccaattttagtcttaacgagcgattttttaattttataaattacaaatgttgatattttgtaataggagaatatgagtcagataaactatatgacatgttctcctattaaaaagtttcaaattttagcataacaagtcattttttaaaattttataataggagaacatgtcatatagtttatctcactcatattctcctattccCACCTCCtaacagaatagtgatttatgacatacaTAACTGACGTTATTTATAGCAAGAGAGATACCCCGCCCtcttatatatataactgacgttatttatagcaagagggcggggtatatagataatttaaactataaaaagaatggaaaattttaacgTCAGGAAaagttcatttaatttaaaagtaaaaggtTAACTACCCCAGGATACGAACCAGTCTACCTTGGTTTCAGAGGCAAGTGCTATACCCACTCAGCCACCCAGCTtatatacaacaataaaattaagttaatactTAGGTttagtatataattaattaattgataattttgttctgaaaaaaaataggatagaaaattaaaaaaataaaacaaaatttaaaatatataacgatttttatttatttacaacaaaaaaagtacattttcataaaacaaatttacagaGATTCTTCTTtacttattaaagtttttatacaaaataagtaaaattcgatcacttatatataatattaataaaggtTGTACCAAGATTAATATAACGATATTACGATTAAtataacgatcaaccgtttggatGGCCACATAACGGTTCTTTGAAAATGATCCTCCTTAACTCTAAcctatataattgacataacgAACTTATTACAAGGAAAGGACTGTAGGAAGAGTTCAGTAGAGTTCCATAGTTCCATAGAGTTTCAACAATATTGGTAGAGTGCAAACCTTAAGAAAGGTATAATATAATGTGCCTGCACTTActtcaaattaaagtatttctttttttatagcttctatgtgtttttgtttcatttatttcagAAATACAAGGTTTATTCAAATGAAAGTATTAAGTATATcgataagaaataatttaaaattttttgtttagaacgaattttcctgaaaatatgtaaaattttatcaaaattatctacCCTCTCCGAATGAAATTCTGGATCTGCGCCTGAAAAACAATATGTAGGTAGTGGATTCGATTCTCGCTGAAATatacatgtaaataataattaaaatatttatttaacaatttaaatataaaagtacaaaataaacgACGAATAACAACTATTTTAATCTAGATTTTCGTTCTGTTTCCAAAACTTGTGCTCTTTTCCATGCGTCCACGCCAACTTTACATTGTCCTTCAGACAAAGCGATAAGACGGGATAATACTAAAAGTTTATGTAAATCTTccgaatttattttttgatctttttttCTCATTTCCACAAAATCTTCTTGTATtacctaaatataaaatacattgtaaTTGAATAATGCactctttaaattaaatacttaaataagcAATTCCTACCTCTTGAATATCATCGGTAAGTTCACAATTCGAATGTCGAGCAATGGTTAAAAATTTACGAATACGATcaagtaaatttgaattcaaaaaatgtttggagGCTTCGATGATTTCATTTAACGTTTTTACACATTCAGAATCAGGTTCCAAAGGAACATGAAAATCACACTGCAAAAAATTcaagttagttttttgaattagAACAAACTCCTTTCAGTCTAGTCACACGTTAGCATTGCCACATTCCGTTCTGTCTCACAAGCAAGTTGAATATCATAAACATTGAACGTAAGCATGATTTTGACGAATTTTTGAGCACCTCCCTCCCCCACGTATCCCTCCATTTCTCGAATCCCTCTCACCCTTCTTAAAAAAACGTTGTTAGAAAAGGATCAGTTACACTAAAACTTAACAGTTTACCTAGGTTTTATATACTCTTTcaggattttttaaattcccaCTCCTCCCCAAAATGCTTACGCAATTCATGAATGGCTCCAAACAACAATTAGttgaatttgttgaaaatgataacaatttaattttttgtgaactAGCGTGtgaataaacacaatttttatgaaaatacatACCGGTAATAAACTTTTACCCTCACTAAATATAAGTACTGGAATATCTGTGTCATAATccatttgataaaacttaaaatcatACGGTAATCGTTGATTTCGAACGACATTTGCAAGTGCTTGTACATTTTTCACACCGATTTGATCCAACCGTCCCGCTTGTAATCGACTCTCATCAATAATCAAATGAGTATGCGCACTTAATTGTAGTAGACCAGTTGTTAAACGATTACAATCATAATCTTTTCTGTAacaaagcatttattttaacaaatatttgaactttcagataattttataaatcttactTTGGTGTAAATTCCAAAGAATTCATATTATCTAAAGTCATTGGAAAATAATGACTTTTTGGCACCATCaattctaaaatttcataaatatttttcacataattCTCGTATTTTTCAGAtggaatatttgaaaaattaattgtgcaTTGTCCAAGAGAAATCACATCTTTTCTCAAATACCTACAAAATCGATAGATTAAAGAACTTTTTAAGAAGATTTCTAATGTCTAACGTATTGGTTTTATTAGTGTTAgttcataacaaaaaaaaaattatttcacaagctttttaatttatttttagatatggtATTTGTTAAATTGTATGCAGCATCATACACGACCTAAAAGTACTAATTTTGAATCGCACCTGTGCTGCACATTATTTACTCTTGGCTTTTAAATCAAGTCTTTCGAAATAGTTAATTcgaattacttaaatattagcCGGataccaataaataaaatttttaatatctatggTAGATATGTTGAAAAATTCACTTGGGTGGGGATCGAACCCACAACCTCGTGCTTGTCAAATTAGCACTCTACCAATTGAGCTACCGATTCGTACGATACAAGTGTGAAGTTCATCCAAACGTTTGACGACATGTTCATTACAACAGTTTGGTTCAGTCCACCACCAAATCCATCACTGACTACAGTGTTGTTGATTTTAACATACTTAAAATAGTAGCCGAgtaccaataaataatattaaaattataaataaaaattttaaaacatacactCGAGATATTaaatgacaaattaaaaattctgcAGCTAATTTATCACCAAGTAATAATTGTGTTAAGACCAAATGTAAATCTTTGAAAACATCACGAAATGGATTTAATGAATCATTATACGATTCTAATTTAGTTGGTAATAATGGATTATCATGTGTGATTCGTTTAATTACAATCGAATGGATCCGTGGTATTAATGATGGTGGTGGATTCATTACTTGATTCTCCATATCAACGGTACCATCATCAGATGTTGTAGGATTTGTTGGCAATGGACTTACTGCTAAAAATCCAACGGTTTCAATCATTTCGTTTATTTTAATCCAATCATAATCTTCATACAcctatttcaaacaaataatatatttgaaaattttaattataaaattattcatttttatttcgaatcaaaaactattttgtttctCTTATATATGTCCTCAAAGTTCTCTCTTATTTAGTTAACGAACatgttttgttcaatttttgaaCAGCCAGGAATACAAATtgatgtttttgataaattttgctACATACACACATCAATTATAGAACAGgctgaaaattttcatattaaaaaaaattaacccgcCCGGT
The Chrysoperla carnea chromosome 4, inChrCarn1.1, whole genome shotgun sequence genome window above contains:
- the LOC123298084 gene encoding mini-chromosome maintenance complex-binding protein; translation: MPILQITIDELLTNKEQTLQQIEKAWDEIPLMNDIGLDSLKNGSLVRFRGMVQDMHSPEYYLDMYEIKNTITNEKTMRNGKYKDIIDVHDNEVFTFESDTNVNKERQTFVVISMPGLNSWTRNLENESKKLQLCTSSNQTKRKIEDEVEEMETSDSSSSVTSKKICENTTESSSESQNLKNISPEFLLNCPLADRPGKACLVKVYEDYDWIKINEMIETVGFLAVSPLPTNPTTSDDGTVDMENQVMNPPPSLIPRIHSIVIKRITHDNPLLPTKLESYNDSLNPFRDVFKDLHLVLTQLLLGDKLAAEFLICHLISRVYLRKDVISLGQCTINFSNIPSEKYENYVKNIYEILELMVPKSHYFPMTLDNMNSLEFTPKKDYDCNRLTTGLLQLSAHTHLIIDESRLQAGRLDQIGVKNVQALANVVRNQRLPYDFKFYQMDYDTDIPVLIFSEGKSLLPCDFHVPLEPDSECVKTLNEIIEASKHFLNSNLLDRIRKFLTIARHSNCELTDDIQEVIQEDFVEMRKKDQKINSEDLHKLLVLSRLIALSEGQCKVGVDAWKRAQVLETERKSRLK